The Flavobacteriales bacterium genome has a window encoding:
- a CDS encoding copper-binding protein: MNRMALTFFLCGTIMLACTTRPEQINYGKDQCAFCKMTIAELKFGAELVTDKGRIFKYDAIECLLRHIHDDALSYQNLLVVGYDTPKQLHPIDSLIFVNSPNYKSPMGANLAAFFHKNALPESERSKVLEWTDLMNKFKTD, translated from the coding sequence ATGAACCGAATGGCCTTGACTTTTTTTCTCTGTGGCACGATTATGCTTGCTTGTACCACCAGACCGGAACAGATCAATTACGGAAAGGATCAATGTGCTTTTTGTAAGATGACCATCGCTGAACTAAAGTTTGGTGCCGAACTGGTAACGGATAAAGGAAGGATTTTTAAATATGATGCTATTGAATGCCTGTTGCGCCATATTCATGATGACGCACTTTCGTATCAAAACCTTCTTGTGGTTGGCTATGATACTCCCAAGCAACTTCACCCGATTGATTCTCTGATCTTTGTTAACTCACCGAACTACAAAAGCCCAATGGGTGCCAACTTAGCGGCGTTTTTCCATAAGAATGCACTGCCGGAAAGCGAACGTTCCAAAGTATTGGAGTGGA